DNA sequence from the Pungitius pungitius chromosome 3, fPunPun2.1, whole genome shotgun sequence genome:
CTTGAAGCTTTGCTCGTAAGGTCGTGAGCTGAGTCGGAAtttttcctctttgctttgatatttttctaaaaaaacccacaacattGATTTCGAAAGAAAGTTCAATGAACTTATCTTTACTCAATAGATACAtcatattcacattttttttataaatcatgCTAATATCTTGCGCCAATAACGGGCTCTTTTCtttcgttttatttttatttgttaatgCCTCGGGCTGAATACCATTTAGAAGGTTTTTGTTTGTAGACCTCAGCTCACAAcataaacatgtgacacattctCCTACAATACCTGTACTGTTGGATTACAAACTACACAACTagaccaaaggggggggggggggagagaactgTGCGGTGCCCTGCTCAGAGGATAGGATTACATTGTGATTTCATTTTGGGGGGTTTCCCCCTCCTGAGCTTCCTGATCGCCTCGCTTCGTTTTAACTCCTTTTCTCCCTGTGGTTGAAAGGAAAACGTGAAACGAGAGCGAAACGTAGTCACGTGACTCCCCGTGCTGTGAAAAGCAGGCTCCTCCGGGGCACATTCGGCGGAGATGACACGACTTACCGGGACAAAAAGTCCTCCTAAAATCGGCGCTTTAGTTTTTGTGAAAACGCCAGGGATTTGTCTGCCTGATCCAAACATACAGTattagggaggaggagggggggggggatcaaatgCACATGCACGCGCTCTTAGGATGGAGAGTTTGACCTCGTGCCACGATTTCATTCCAAatacatctcttttttttaaattgtagcAGAGCTTAGAGGTAAACGGGACAGAAATGATGCACATTCTTGTTTTTATGAAGaacattatttgtattttcgTTAATTGCCTGTTGGGGAAGggtgcttgttgttgttgttgttgtttttgttgttgtggctgcACGGGTTCACAAGTTTTCCACGGCACTCACCCTCCATGCAGAACAGCAGCATCCAGGCTATCCACAGGTCCGAGTTGTGGAACTTCACCATGGCTTCAGCGGCCGCTCCTCCGCCTCTCAGCCTCAGCTCGGCTCACAGATCCCCGCGAGATGAGTAACAGGTCCTCCTGGTGCCGCGGGAcgtggagggggaaaaaagcagttttgtgttgttgttgttgttgttttcacgcAGCACACGCCGGCGACACGTCCCGACAACGAGGAGAAATGTTCCGGACGCGGGGTTCGTCCATCCAACGGGCGCGCTCCACCCTCCGTCTCTCATGGACCTGTCCGCTCAATGTGTCCACGCTTTCCGAggcggaggggggagaggggtgtgggtgggtgtgtggttGGTTGTGGGTGAGGggtggagggaaagggggggtgggggggggtggggtcgaGGGGACGCAACGGTCCACCTGCTGGCGCACTATAAATACGCCGACAGTCCCCCGAAAAGTGACTTACAAAGTGCTCAGAGACTCCGTCTCTCGTCCCGTCGGCTCGGTGCGCGTCTCCCACGCGTCTCGCGGCGCTCCATGGTGCCTCGTCTGCTCTGCCGCGGCGCAGCGGAGGATGCGAGCAAAGCACGCGGGGATGGACGCGAGGCAACTtcctgttgattttttttattttttggggggggaggggggggtttccttcaaaataaaaataaaaaccctcgaGGCTCTGTCACAAGGCGGTAAGAGGAAAGGTTGAAGGATGTGGAAACCTCGCGCGCGCTTTTCACTGTGCCGCGGAGGCGCAGTGCGCCTGCGCCGTGCGCTGAACCGAGCGGCGAGCGCGGGCCACGTGGGAGTCTCGAGCCAAATCCACGGCGAATAGCTCCGAGAGGTGGAGAGTTTTTTGCTTTAGCACTGGTTGTATGTTCTTATTGAAGCCCTTCGGTGTCCGTCCGTCGCGCCTTTAcgaaaaaaagtaatttctctacaacaaaaaaacaacaaagcggACGTATAATATTTGCGAAATCATTATTTTAATCTGTctaaaagttattaaaaaaaaagaatcacaatcacttttaataataaatcagCAGAATCGGCAACGTTTTGCCCGCAGTTTAAATAAATCCGCTTTTCTCCAGTGAAACCGGAGGGATCCATTGTGCTCAGCCAGGGATTAGCCAGGGATACAGTAAACACACCTGCAACCAagcgtgcttttattttgtaggtgAACCCACCTGTGTTCCTGTTGCAGGCGGTGCGTCTGTGCGGCATCACCGCGCTCACCAGCGGACGATTAAGACGGACCTGGCTGTTGCTAGGAGACCGCTGACGCCAGACGTGcgcgagagaaagagaaagagatagagagcacgagagggggggggggggacattcatGCCCCCCTGGCGTGCGACTCCAGAACGACCGACGGATCGGAGTCATTTGCAGGGATTTGGTTTGCACAGATACATGTGAACATTTGACAGTGAGCAGGTGGGCTGCAATAGTGAATCAATAGTGTGATATAATTAGAAAACAATGCTGCAGAGTGCTGCTCTGTggggaattaaaataaaatgatcctggattttgtgtgtgtgcctttttttaTCTCAATGAATGAACGTGATTGTGTAGCATGTGCTGCACAGAGGTTTTAACTGAGAGAACCATCTTAAGATCAAGAGGTACATTCATTTTTCTCCAACCTGGTTCTTCAGACAAAGCGAAATGAAGAGATTGGGGCCCAAATAGATCCCTGGAAATTTTAATAATTGTTTGGTCTTTTTGAGCTAAAGTTGGATGATCTTGTTGGATTTTATAGAATATGTTGCCattgttttctgttatttttgctTAAACAAAATGTTGGCTTTTTTAAACGTCTGTTTCATTTTACATACCAAGATCTTTTTAAAgctgtaataaaaaatatttgtattttatttatgcaGTTTTTGAGATATTCTCCCGATTAATCGTTCTGTTTATAGAATGgcaacaaacattttcaaaaagccCATTGCAACGTTCAACAGCAAAAGCAACAGCTTTATTTCACATGTTAAGTTGAACCGATTGTCCATATATAGCCCAAATGAatgaacttcctgtctcacgatggtgctgctggtggtgctgctgatggtgctgctggtgatggtgctgctggtggtgctgctggtggtgctgctggtggtgctgctgatggtgctgctggtggtgccaTGTGGGCGGGCACAGTGGCGTCCGTCTCCATCGCACACTTTGTGCGTGCCAGAGGAGGGAAAGAGTTTGGTGTCTTCAGTGTTTCACTTAGTGTTCTAAGTCGAGTGCAGTTATCTGTAGAAAGTGATTATTTTGGTGATGAATACATTGTTTTAGGGGTTTCCCTTggttttcctttctctctctctctctgtctttaatGTCCCGGTGCTGATGCCTTCACctgttttttaatgtgggaacgATATCGGCTGTTTCCTTTCGCCTGAAGCTGCATGAACCACCGCCTTTGTGTGAAAAATGTGCCCTTCTGAAAATAGACACTTTGAATCTCATAAATGTAAGAAAACACTGTGGTAAATCATCCACTAATGTCTCCCTTCAATACTCCCTCAAATGAAATAAAGGTTGAAACATGATGGATGGGCTAACTTGGGTTTCCCCCTCAGCAAGCAGTCCAAGAAAGATGCACGCTTGATTTATTATTGATTCCTTTATGgaactgcttctttttttttcttcttcttctgcgccACCATAAAAGATTCAAAAGAGCAGAAAGAGATCCTCGGTGCTAAATGCTGTTATTCTCCTCTGCTGTCAGCTCACTGCTCTCAGGTACACGGCGTTAATGCTTTGTTTAGGACACTAAATACCTTTATGCTGCATCCACTCAAGCACTGTGTCCATCAGGGTAAACTTCTATTGATAATACACTTCCGCTCTTTTTATGTGCTGACTCTTACAAGCCGAGGCAATAAAGTGTATACACACTTCAAAGGGGCataattgcaataaaaaaaagtcctatATTTTTTGTGTTCTGTAAATGGgaatttttcaaatgaaacttCTTTGACGGTTGACCtcgaaaagagagaaaattgcTGCCACCTTGTGGCTCAGAAAACACTCTGCTCCAGGAAAGAACTTGTGCATTTTGTTGTCAGAACATTAACATTTCCGTCACATCGAAGGAAAGACAAGCCATGACGGTATTCATaattaacgcccccccccccccccccccccccccattgggtCAACAGAGATCTTCATTCAGCATCTTACTTTGTTTTGCCGTAACACCGAAAATACTTTTATATCTGAAGGAGGAACCATGACAGGTTTGACTTTACATGAGTCACCAACAGCTCTTGCATGACTGCCCTTATCTGACctatccccccctcctcccccctccacacacacacacacgcagaggagGGCGTAGTGTGTCATGTCGGATTAGAACTCAGTAAAACATGTTGCGGATGAGCCATTAGTTCAGCTGCCGAGGTGTGTTACCTGTTGAGCTGCATTTTCACAACGTGGGAACACTTTCACCGACTGAgcactccgggggggggggggggggggggggggggcaggacaggAAGGCGAGGATTGTTCTTCTTGTGGTGGTCGGGGTCCGACCTGTGCTTGTCGTCTTTGCCGGATGTCGCGTGTTAGTTAATTAATATATATCATTAACCTCCTTAAATCCCCTCAAGTCTGAGAAAGTGGCGGCCGTTTTGCTCGGCTTCCTGATGGGGAAaagtttcccctttttttggcCGTTGGGCCGCTCTTcctgacacacaaacgcacacaaacacaccaacgctcctccgggggggggagaaagcctGAAGGTgggcatgtttttttgtggctcCTCGGGTCACTCGGAGCTGGAACGTACCCGTGTGTATTGCATTTGCAGTTTTACTTTTCCTCCATTGAGACATTGTACATcgtttgttctttgttttttttttgctttcagtcATCTGCGTattgattcatctttttttttttttaaagtaaacttTGTAAACGGTATCTTTAGCAGTTCATCTTGGTCTGAGCACACATTTACTCACAAAGAGTAACTAACATTTTTATAAATTGACATTTATAATAAAACTACTGTACTTAAGTAATTTCTCTTTTCATGAGTATTTCCATCTTTCACAGCGTTGTACTTTATTGCGTCACATTTCAGACGGAAATACTCCAACATTTACGTGAGTTTTATGCTGAcaacggttaaaaaaaaatctactacGATCACAAACATCGCTCTTACTCTTCAGTTATAAAtcttaataatgaataaaacactgaTCTTGCGGTGAGGTGATTAACTTTATTTTGACAGAAGAACCTTTATTTCCAGGAATCAGCAGGTTTGTTCACACAAGCACGACACATTTCTTGTTTATTGATTGTAAGAGACGAGTGTCCTTCGCGTCTCAACATCACTTCTGAAatgacagaggaaaaaaaataaaataaaaaaggacagagGGGACGATTATTGGGAAGATCTCACATGTCACAGCTCGTTCACTTCCTGCAGTGTGTGAATCGTTGTGGCAACACACGTTGGAGGaaaacaacacacgcacacaggaggGCGTGTTGTGCCACACCTTATGGCtgcgggtgttttttttttttaataggcaCAGACCTTTAGGAATTTACCTGCAGAACCATTTCTTATTTTGCGCTGGTTTTAAAGTaaggtgagaagaagaagaagaagaattaccTCATCAGAGCTGGAGTCCGAAGATGAGCCTTTCCCCTCAGgcttccccttcttcttctccttcttgtccgtctttttgtctttgctgcCCTTTTCCTTTGACTTGTCTTTGTCCTCCTTCTTCCCCTTGGATTCTCCCTGGAAAAAAGTCCAGAAGTCATGGATTGTGTTTTGTAACAGCGATAGGGGTTTGAGTCCAGTGATCGTTGTAATGCAGGTAGAAGATTCAAAGAGAAGCAACTTTATGATGTCACAGCATCACTAGATTCAATCCTCAGATATGAAGCAAACATGCAAATCACTCACCTTGTCCTTTTTTCCTGTTCGGATCAGAATGAAAAGGTGAATCGGGTTAGAAAATAAGTAATTTAGAACTCTTTACACATGACGAGAACAGCTATAAATAAGGTACAACTCTCTGACACAATATTGTACGTTTGAAAAGATCAATGAAGAAAAGCATTGAAGGTGTCAATCTTAAGTAAATTTAGTCAAATGAAGCTTACCTGCGCGATCCATCGTGTCTCCTGTTCGTGCACTTTCACAAACCACAGCGACCACACGGACTCAAACTTAAGTACCTGGATTAACCACACCTGAACCATGTGATTGTGAGCTAATCCCGCCCCCAAACCGCCGCCCCCTTCGAGCGTTATTTAAATGAGGGTTACTGTTTATCAGGGATAGAAGGCTGTGAGTGAACATGAGTACAATAACATATAGAATAATATGATTGAAATGGTGTGGCATTAGGAATACAAGTAAGTTTGGTCACCTATAAAGAAATGACTCTTTCCTCACTTGCATGGCGCAAAACGATTACTTTAATTTGGCGAACTtaggaaatgtttttaaaaaaactccCCCACTATtgcaagaaaacacaaagatcaAACAAAGTCAACCAGCTTTTCGAGTGTAATTATATTCTGTTGACAGCAAAATGCCAACGGGCCTCACAGCAACATCCCGTCTGTTTAAATACACACAGGTTTTGTGGAGCCACAccctctttttctgtttctacTAGGAATTAATATTAGAAttaactgtttatttattataaccacAAGAGCAAGAAGTGGCATCTGGAACTTGAAGGCCGGTTGTGTgtactttacttgagtatttccaGCTGTATAATTCAATTCAGAGGgtgaaattgtatttttactATAAACACGCAGAGCGACAAACAGGGACCTCGGTGAGGGTTACGCACTCCTACGTTATGCTGGAATAAACACACTCGACTCAGGAGAAGGTGTCTGAACATTTATTTCTAGGGATCACAAGCCGTGTTGACACATCAAGGACCGTTTGGTACACCGGCACAAAGTCACTTTGTTTAATTGACGAGGTCATTCCAAGGCCACGCGGGAAGCATCAGTTCTGAAACGACAacagaataaaaaggaaaaaacaacgtCACTTCAGAAAGAAACTTAAGGGTATTTACAGTGTAATGCTATATGTTCGTACTGATACTAATGCAAACAGGTATGTCAGTGTACATTTAGGCACCGGGTACCGATTCTGAGCATCGCAGtggcagccaatcagcagcTGCCGTTGAGGGGCACTTTGAATAAGATTTGCTTATTTCACACTATATCGTGAAAAACGCGTCAACggctcctctctctttttaatgACCACCTGACCCTTTGTCTCCCACCACAGAGGCGTGGCGCCTCCCTCTCTGACTTCAACCGTTCGCCTGGTTCAACCCGTCGTTCCGCGTGCTGTGGACGGAGCTGCTGAAAATAGATCGGAGTTTGGCTGCGGGGAGAGTGTGGAATGTCGGTTTGTGTCACACTGGATTTCAAAccggtacgggggggggggggggggcgagacctGTTGCACCAGTCTCGATTCAAACCGTCAGGGTCCACGCACATTAACCTTTGGCGTGAGGTGTGGCCAGTGTCTCGCCGGTTGAGCTGCAATTTATCGCTTTTTAAAAGTTCTGGAGGAGCCTTTGCACCAAGTGGACACTGGCAGGTCATAAATATCTCAGACTTAAGTATCTGTATTAAAAGAAAAGTAAGTGCAGAGCTCGTCTTACCTCGtcactgctggaggaggacgatgaggacGAGCCAGATTTCTTTCCTTCACCtttgtcccttttctttttgtgttctcCGTCCTTTGACTTGTGCTTTTTGTCGGACTTGTCCTTGCCGGACTCGTGCTTCTTGTCGGACTCGTGCTTCTTGTCGGACTCGTGCTTCTTGTCGGACTCGTGCTTCTTGTCGGACTCGTGCTTCTTGTCGGACTCGTGCTTCTTGTCATCTTTGCCGGACTTGCCCTTGCTGCCCTCCTGAAAATGGCAAAAGAAAACCTTGAATAAATCATTGATTGCACACGTTTAAGTCCAGTAACCATGAGGCATCGACCAACAGTGGCTGCAGAGGAGCCAAAAGGGGACATGAAGCAGATTTAACCGAAGGAGCATTTACTTAAATCCATAGTATTTGTTAAATAGGACAGAAGCACGCATCAGATCAGCCTTGTTAGTATAGTAGCGGTTCCACATAAAAACCACAGTACCTTGTCCTTATTCTTGTTCCAGGGCCATGAAAGCTCATCCTTCTGAGCTTCTTCCTTCTTCACCACATCTTCACTGCCACCTACAGCTGCACAAATTCGTGAGACACATCCAGCTGGTCATTTACCTGTCAGGTAGAAAGCCCCGAACACGGCCTGACACACCTGTCGCTCTTCAGCGAGCTCAACACTTGAACGTTACATTCAACAAACATCCGACCATTAGACACTTAAGCATCCTACTGATGTTACGGGCATTAAAACCGTCACAATGTGGCGCTCACCTGACGACAGATTGAAAGACATGATCGGGGATCCTCTACGTGACCGAACGCGCTGTCAAACAAATGGgaacacgcacacgcgcgcgcgcacgcgcacacacacaggaaacctgCGGCGGACCACACCTGGAACACGTGACCCTGCGGCGTGACGCGACAGCCGGTCCGACCGGGTTCGAAAGGAGCGCCCCTCTGTGCCACGTCACGTGGCGTTGGCGTTCAACCGGAAGAAGCGGCTCCTCAGTGCGGGCTGCGGTTCGTGGCTTCGTGCAGAACGGAACGCGAACCAATGCTCCAATGAAATGTGGCGGAATAGAAATATAAAGCGGCACATGAGGGAAACGCTTTAAGAGTGCAGGACATCAGTTAGTACAATtaaatacaatgtttaaacaGTCTACTTTTCCAAAGTCAACATGTGTAGGTATTGTCAATTCGTtgatttttatatttctatatGAATCTGTAACGGCCAAAACATCTGTTAGCTTCATTGCCATCTCCTTTATTTAGAACTACCATGACCGTGCTGCCCTCAGGTGGTCAGGGAGACCGTTCCGGACCCGGAGGAGCGAGCTGCTTGCAGAACTTAGGGTGCGGGTGGAGGTTTGGGGAGTAAGCGGTTGTTGCAGGCCGGGATGTGCGTGTCCATCTGTGCATTAACGAGGGAGTTAGTAGAACTTTGTTGTCGAGCCAGTGTAGTGAGTGTAGGATGGGcgtcatgtgttcatgtttctGTACCCGTAGAACCTGAGATGCAGGAGCACCTGGGCGAAGGAGCAGCGTGGTGCGCTTGGAACCGCAAAGTTGGTGGTTTGAATTCCGGCTGCTCCATGGACCATGTcgcagtgtccctgagcaagacacctaatccTTAATTGTTCCCCAGTCATAATGCAACACGTGGGCTAttatgcaatgtaagtcgccttggataaaagcgtcagttatatgacatgtaatgtaatagagTACCTGAAGGCAGCATAAACCGGAGACGTGACACATCGaatggttttattattattattacacatgtGCGCTTTATTGATTAAAAACGCAAACGTGATTTTCCATGTTACTCAACTTGGACATTTTTATCCAGCAGCTTCCAGGGAAAATACAAGATATTTTGATCCATCTCATTATTGGTACGGCTTGGGCCCTTTCAATAGGTCACTTGAGCTGAGATAGGAGGAGCCATAGCGCCTCGGGCTCCCCATCAGTGACTCCATGGGGCTGGGAGGCCTACGGACGGGGGCCCTGTCTCCGACACTCGAGGAGCCAGGGACAGAGGACCCAGAGGACCCATGGACCGAGGACCTAGGGACATAGGAGCCAGGGACAAAGGACCCAGGGACAAAAGAGGCGGGGGCAGAGGAGGCGGGGACAGAGGACCCAGGGGACCCATGGACTGAGAACCCAGGGACAAAGGACCCAGGGACAGAAGAGGCAGGGGCAGAGGAGGCGGGGGCAGAGGAGGCGGGGGCAGAGGAGACGGGGGCAGAGGAGACGGGGGCAGAGGAGGCGGGGACAGAGGAGGCGGGGACAGAAGAGGCGGGGACAGAAGAGGCGGGGACAGAAGAGGCGGGGACAGAGGGCTGGGAGAGAGTTGATGGACCCAGAGGAACCATCTTCACAACAGGTTTGGAGGGGAGGGACACGTAGGAGACGCCGGGGGCAGGTGAGGAGCAGCTGCCACCGGGAGCTGAAAGACCGCCCCGACCGGCGCCGGGTTCCTGCGATCCGGGCTCGCCGCCTCGCTCGCCATCAGGGCATTGCTGCAGTTTAATCCAAAGTGACAAATTACTAATTCGCCCCAAAGGGCTTTACGGTCTTTACAcgtacgacccccccccccccccccccccaccggtctCCGGAACCCTCGGATCTCAGAAACCTCCACATGGAGGGGGGCGAGGACGACGTCAGGACTATTAAGAGAAAACTTACCCTCTTTTTCTTATCGTCAGTTTCACTTCCTGATGAACCAGaactctgaaaaacaaacaaaaatgatgtcattttaaCCTCCTCCATGATGTCATCTGATGATAATCTCATATCATGAGTTTTTcaccttcttcttgtccttcttgTCCTTTTTATTCTCCTTGTCACTGCCGTCCGATGGACCCGATGAACCGGACTTTGAGTCCTGCTCAAATATTAAAACACGGAGACCTGAATCAGCCATGTTTTGTAACGCAAtacaaatcaacacacacacgtgtttgtcTTCTTTTAGTTGACCTTCTTtttgtccttctttttcttcttcttgtccttcttctttttgtcatcACCACTGCTAGAAGAACCGGAGTCCTTGATGACAcaaatttggttttatttttactgtattaTGAAGGACATCCCATCATAAtacaaacatataaatatatgaagcaGGTTGTTGCAATAGACAAATTTAACATGTTCTtctaccttcttcttcttgtctttctttttcttcttatctttcttcttcttcttcttcttgtcatcATCACTCGATGAATCGCTGGACGATCCATGAGACGAACCCTGGGGAGAAGGAGAAATGCTGGTGACACACGTCGGATCCACAACGTGTGTTGTTACGCATGTCGTTACACCACCTCGTGGATCACCAATAACACTTTTAACACGATACAAACTCAACCACAACTTGCAATGGAAAACTGTctcaccttcttttttttcttatccttcttttttttcttatctttctttttcttcttcttctaaagtAAAAAAGTGACGTCATAACGTTGTGAATTTGGTTACATATGACTCTTTCCTTAAGTAGGGACCATGATATGTGTGCATCCATCTTACCTTGTCGTCATCACTATCAGAGGAAGAGCAGGACTTCTATGAAGGAAGGAAATCAGTGAGTTTCTTTAGTGCCTCCATTAGGAATCATTCTTTAAGATCTCACATGTTTtacctccttcttcttcttcttcttctttttcttcttttcatcttcactATCAGAGGAAAGGCTGGAATCCTGTAAAGAGATCAGATGATTAAACTATTAACATTCATCAACACACGTAAAAAGAGTAATGTTGAGAAGCGTTGTCTACACAGACCttatccttcttcttctttgtcgtcttcttcttcttcttcttcttttttttgtcctcgtCGCTGTCAGATGAAGAAGAGTCCTGTACACAgatgatgtaattgcattataataacagaaaaatcacaaaaaaatgtaacatcatttgagtaaactcaaaccttcttcttcttctttgtcttcttctttttctttttcttcttcttgtcctcttcACTatcagaggatgaagaagaggaggagtcctGTTATGAGAGAGATACAAGGATGATATAATTACATTATAATAACAGGAAAAGTGcatcaaatgtaacattcagaccttatccttcttctttgttgtcttcttcttcttctttttcttcttcttcttcttctttttcttcttcttctttttcttcttcttgtcctcttcGCTgtcagaggatgaagaagatgacGAGGATCCAGAATCCTGTAAAGACACATAAGATGTAACGATGATATAATGACATTTAACGTTAGTTGTACATGAATGTAAGATACAGATGTGAAAATCATAcaaaccttcttcttcttcttctttttcaccttcttctttttcttcttcttctcatcttcaCTATCTGAGGAGCAGCTATccgatgaagaagaggaggagctggaggagtccTATGGATGCgatgaaatacacattttttttaattcacccaTCTTCCACACATACCATAAACATCTGTACCTGTGTGATGTAACAATGCaagataaaaacaacattatcaCAGGTCTGTaaccttttccttcttctttttcttcttcttcttcttcttcttgtcatcatcctcatcacttTCTGATGAAGAGCCGGAACCCTTCAATAAAACCCAGAACACCATAATTAGATTTCATCATATACAACAAGTGTCAGTCTGTTTAAAGCGTACAGATCATAACCACcttgtccttcttcctcttcaacatcttcttcttcctcttttccttctggtcctctccttcctcctcgtcatcacTCAGGTGGCCTTCCTCACCTCCCCAAGGGATCGCCTTTGCTCTTCCTGTGGGACAGGAAGCGCCGTTACCCACCGCGCCAACGAAACTTTACCCGACCCGCCGC
Encoded proteins:
- the LOC119194955 gene encoding nucleolar protein dao-5-like isoform X2, which codes for MESNLPRAPIGAGGQQRAAGAPAGGLQPLPEVAEPEDLNNGKGTQSQPKHPARARDGNEAHSLDSSPSSSDSEDEARGKRDKRKKKLKKKRRKKKKKDSSSSSSSSSSSSSSSSSSSESDSEDDKKKKKKKKNEEGQKEYDRDNVVICSAGGQMEQQDAGGVKMSQDFNSSDDEDDEKKEKKQQQKKKKKDKKKDSSSSSSDSEDEKKKKKKKKKMKKKDSSSSSSDSSSSSSDSKDDKKKKKKKKKKEEKRDCSSSSSSSSSDSDKDEKKKKKKKKKDKKNKKKKDKKNDEEQKELCGGAALPASGGETAGPCADGEKKKEDSADKVKKELKEEGRAKAIPWGGEEGHLSDDEEEGEDQKEKRKKKMLKRKKDKGSGSSSESDEDDDKKKKKKKKKKKEKDSSSSSSSSSDSCSSDSEDEKKKKKKKVKKKKKKKDSGSSSSSSSSDSEEDKKKKKKKKKKKKKKKKKKKKKTTKKKDKDSSSSSSSDSEEDKKKKKKKKKTKKKKKDSSSSDSDEDKKKKKKKKKTTKKKKDKDSSLSSDSEDEKKKKKKKKKKEKSCSSSDSDDDKKKKKKKDKKKKKDKKKKKGSSHGSSSDSSSDDDKKKKKKKDKKKKKDKKKKDSGSSSSGDDKKKKDKKKKKKDKKKDSKSGSSGPSDGSDKENKKDKKDKKKSSGSSGSETDDKKKRQCPDGERGGEPGSQEPGAGRGGLSAPGGSCSSPAPGVSYVSLPSKPVVKMVPLGPSTLSQPSVPASSVPASSVPASSVPASSVPASSAPVSSAPVSSAPASSAPASSAPASSVPGSFVPGFSVHGSPGSSVPASSAPASFVPGSFVPGSYVPRSSVHGSSGSSVPGSSSVGDRAPVRRPPSPMESLMGSPRRYGSSYLSSSDLLKGPKPYQ
- the LOC119194955 gene encoding nucleolar protein dao-5-like isoform X1 is translated as MESNLPRAPIGAGGQQRAAGAPAGGLQPLPEVAEPEDLNNGKGTQSQPKHPARARDGNEAHSLDSSPSSSDSEDEARGKRDKRKKKLKKKRRKKKKKDSSSSSSSSSSSSSSSSSSSESDSEDDKKKKKKKKNEEGQKEYDRDNVVICSAGGQMEQQDAGGVKMSQDFNSSDDEDDEKKEKKQQQKKKKKDKKKDSSSSSSDSEDEKKKKKKKKKMKKKDSSSSSSDSSSSSSDSKDDKKKKKKKKKKEEKRDCSSSSSSSSSDSDKDEKKKKKKKKKDKKNKKKKDKKNDEEQKELCGGAALPASGGETAGPCADGEKKKEDSADKVKKELKEEGRAKAIPWGGEEGHLSDDEEEGEDQKEKRKKKMLKRKKDKGSGSSSESDEDDDKKKKKKKKKKKEKDSSSSSSSSSDSCSSDSEDEKKKKKKKVKKKKKKKDSGSSSSSSSSDSEEDKKKKKKKKKKKKKKKKKKKKKTTKKKDKDSSSSSSSDSEEDKKKKKKKKKTKKKKKDSSSSDSDEDKKKKKKKKKTTKKKKDKDSSLSSDSEDEKKKKKKKKKKEKSCSSSDSDDDKKKKKKKDKKKKKDKKKKKGSSHGSSSDSSSDDDKKKKKKKDKKKKKDKKKKKDSGSSSSGDDKKKKDKKKKKKDKKKDSKSGSSGPSDGSDKENKKDKKDKKKSSGSSGSETDDKKKRQCPDGERGGEPGSQEPGAGRGGLSAPGGSCSSPAPGVSYVSLPSKPVVKMVPLGPSTLSQPSVPASSVPASSVPASSVPASSVPASSAPVSSAPVSSAPASSAPASSAPASSVPGSFVPGFSVHGSPGSSVPASSAPASFVPGSFVPGSYVPRSSVHGSSGSSVPGSSSVGDRAPVRRPPSPMESLMGSPRRYGSSYLSSSDLLKGPKPYQ
- the LOC119215292 gene encoding uncharacterized protein LOC119215292, whose product is MSFNLSSAVGGSEDVVKKEEAQKDELSWPWNKNKDKEGSKGKSGKDDKKHESDKKHESDKKHESDKKHESDKKHESDKKHESGKDKSDKKHKSKDGEHKKKRDKGEGKKSGSSSSSSSSSDEN
- the LOC119194955 gene encoding nucleolar protein dao-5-like isoform X3 encodes the protein MESNLPRAPIGAGGQQRAAGAPAGGLQPLPEVAEPEDLNNGKGTQSQPKHPARARDGNEAHSLDSSPSSSDSEDEARGKRDKRKKKLKKKRRKKKKDSSSSSSSSSSSSSSSSSSSESDSEDDKKKKKKKKNEEGQKEYDRDNVVICSAGGQMEQQDAGGVKMSQDFNSSDDEDDEKKEKKQQQKKKKKDKKKDSSSSSSDSEDEKKKKKKKKKMKKKDSSSSSSDSSSSSSDSKDDKKKKKKKKKKEEKRDCSSSSSSSSSDSDKDEKKKKKKKKKDKKNKKKKDKKNDEEQKELCGGAALPASGGETAGPCADGEKKKEDSADKVKKELKEEGRAKAIPWGGEEGHLSDDEEEGEDQKEKRKKKMLKRKKDKGSGSSSESDEDDDKKKKKKKKKKKEKDSSSSSSSSSDSCSSDSEDEKKKKKKKVKKKKKKKDSGSSSSSSSSDSEEDKKKKKKKKKKKKKKKKKKKKKTTKKKDKDSSSSSSSDSEEDKKKKKKKKKTKKKKKDSSSSDSDEDKKKKKKKKKTTKKKKDKDSSLSSDSEDEKKKKKKKKKKEKSCSSSDSDDDKKKKKKKDKKKKKDKKKKKGSSHGSSSDSSSDDDKKKKKKKDKKKKKDKKKKKDSGSSSSGDDKKKKDKKKKKKDKKKDSKSGSSGPSDGSDKENKKDKKDKKKSSGSSGSETDDKKKRQCPDGERGGEPGSQEPGAGRGGLSAPGGSCSSPAPGVSYVSLPSKPVVKMVPLGPSTLSQPSVPASSVPASSVPASSVPASSVPASSAPVSSAPVSSAPASSAPASSAPASSVPGSFVPGFSVHGSPGSSVPASSAPASFVPGSFVPGSYVPRSSVHGSSGSSVPGSSSVGDRAPVRRPPSPMESLMGSPRRYGSSYLSSSDLLKGPKPYQ